Sequence from the Lysobacter solisilvae genome:
CCGGGCGAGCCGTCGATGGTCGCGCCGCTGCTGGGCGGCGAGGCCCGCTTCCCGACGGCGCCGTGGCTGATCGCCGCCACCCTGCGCGTCCCGGTCACCCTGGCCTTCGGCCTGTACCGCGGCGGCAACCGCTACGACCTGGTCTTCGAGTCGTTCAGCGCAGGGCTATCGATCCCCCGTCATAACCGCGCCGTGGTGCTGGCCCAACAGGTCCAGGACTACGCCCGTCGCCTGCAGCACCATGCCCAGCAGGCGCCCTACAACTGGTTCAACTTCTACGACTTCTGGCAGACCGATGACGCGACCCCTGCTCCGCATGCTCCCGGCGACGCTCCTGCTGGCCGTCGGCTTCCTGCAGGCCGCACCGCCTGAGTCGGCACACGCGCGCGCCGAAACGACCACCGCCGCGGCGGACGCCAGCTGGATCCTGGCCCGGCTCGCGCGGCCGGCGCCGATGCGCACGGCCTTCGTCGAACTGCGCGGCAGCCGCCTGCTGAAGAAGCCGCTGCGCCTGCAGGGCGAATACCGGCGGCCCGACGCGGACACGCTGGTGCGCGAAGTCACCGCGCCCTACCCGGAGACCACGGTGATCCGCGCCGGCGAAGTGGTGATCACGCGCGACGCCAGGGCGCCGCGCCGCTTCTCGCTGGCCCGCGCGCCGGAACTGGCCGGCCTGCAGGCCAGCTTCGGTGCCCTGCTCGCCGGAGACCGCGTCGCGCTGGAACGGACCTACCGGCTGGCTACCGACGGGACCCGCGCCCGCTGGACCATGACGCTCACCCCGCGCGATGCGGCGCTGGCCGCGCGCCTGCAGTCGGTCACGCTGTACGGCCGCGGCGCCGAACTGCGTTGCATCGAGACCCAGCCCACCCGCGGTGAAACCCAGCGCACGCTGCTGGCCGGCGCCGCCGAGACGGCGCGCAACGTCACCGCCGCCGGTGCCCTCGCCACGCTGTGCTACGGCGGCGCCAAGCCGCAATAGGCCAGAGCGCTGACCGATCGCGCGGTTCCGGCTGGCGCCGGGCCTGCGCGCCGACGCGGCGAGCGATAATCCGGCACCCGCCGACGAAGGATCCCGATGCGCTTCGCCTTGCCCTGTCCCCGCGCTGGAATGCCGGTACCGCCGCGCGCCGTCGCGGCTGCTGAACCGATCGCAGCCGGATCGGGCGCGTGAAATCGAACGCTTCCCGCCTGCTCGTCGCCGTGGCCTGGCTGGCCCTGCTGGTCCTCGCCGGCTGGTCGCTGGGCCAGCGCCTGGAACTGAGCGGCGACCTGCGCAAGTTCATGCCGTCGGCCGAAACGCCCGCGCAGAAGCTGCTGATCGACGAACTCGGCGAAGGCCCCGGCTCCCGCCTGCTGCTGGTCGCGCTGACCGGTGCCGATGCGCAGACGCTGGCCGCGCAGTCGACCGCGCTGCGCGCGCAGCTGGCCGCGCAACCGGATTTCAAGCTGGTGGCCAACGGGGGTGAAGCAGGACTCGATGCCTTCCCCGAGCACCTGCGTCCCTACCGCTATCTGCTCAGCGACACGCTGGACACGCAGGTCTTCGACCGCGAGTTCCTGGCCGGCGAGCTGAGCCAGCGCGCGCAGGACCTGGGCTCGCCGGCGGCCGGCCTGATCGAGCCCCTGCTGCCCGCCGACCCGACACTGGAGACGCTGCGCCTTGCCGAGTCCTGGCAGCCGGCCAATGCGCCCCAACGCCTGCATGGCGTCTGGTTCGACCGGGCCGGACGCGAAGCGCTGCTGGCGATCGAGACGCGCGCCGCCGGCTTCGACCCGACCGGGCAGCAGCTGGCGCTGGCGGCGATCCGCCAGGGCTTCGATGCCGTGCGCGGCGACACGGGCACCCGGCTCACGGTCAGCGGCCCGGGCGCGTTCTCCGAGGAGATCGGCGGCCGCACCGCGCGCGAGGCGAGCTGGATCGGCACCGTCGATGGCGTGATCTTCGCGCTGCTGCTGTGGCTGGCCTACCGCAGCTGGAAGATGCCGCTGCTGGGCGCGCTGCCACTGGCCAGCGGCGGACTGGCGGGGCTGGGCGCGGTGACGCTGCTGTTCGATGGCGTGCACGGCATCACCGTGGCCTTCGGGTTCACCCTGATCGGCGTCGCGCAGGACTATCCGATCCACCTGTTCTCGCACCAGCGCGCCGGGCTGTCGCCATGGGCCAGTGCGCGGGCGCTGTGGCCGACGCTGGGCACCGGCGTGGCCTCGACCTGCATCGCCTACCTCACCTTCATGGTCTCGGGCGTGGAAGGCCTGCGCCAGCTGGCGGTGTTCACCATCTTCGGCCTGGGCGTGGCGGCCCTGACCACGCGATTCGCGTTGCCCGGCCTGATCGATCCGGCGCCGCGCGACGCGGCGGACGCGCGCTGGGTGACCCGCGCGTGGGCGTCACTGGCGCGCATGCCGCGGCTGGGCGTCATCGGCGGCGGCGTGCTGGCCGCGCTCGCCGTGGCGGTCGCCGCGTTCGCGCCCGGGCCGTTCTGGCAGAACGACCTGTCGAAACTGACCCCGGTGCCGGCGGCGGCGCTGGCCCGAGATGCGCAGTTGCGCGCCGAACTGGGCGCGCCCGACGTGCGCTACGTGATGACGCTCGGCGGCGCCGATGCGCAGGCCGCGCTGCGCGCCAGTGAGCGCCTGCTGCCCGCGCTGGAGAAGCTGCGCGACACCGGCAAGATCGCGGGCTTCGACCTCGCCGCGCGTTACCTGCCCAGCCAGGCCACGCAGCTCGCCCGGCAGGCGCGGCTGCCCGAGCGTGAACCGCTGCGGCGGGCGCTGGCGGCGGCGGTCGCGGCCAGCCCGTTCGAGGCCGATGCCTTTGCGCCCTTCCTCGACGATGCGGCGACGGCAAAGGCCGCCGCACCCCTCGCGCCCGCCGACCTGGCGGGAACGCCGCTGGCGGCGAGCGTCGGCGGCCTGCTGCTCGAGCGCGAAGGCCACGCGACCGCGCTGGTATCGCTCAGCGGCCTGCAGGATCCCGCCGCGGTTGCGCGCGTGGCGGCCGCGCACGGGGCGCAGCTGCTCGACATGAAGGGCGCATCCGAATCGCTGGTCGCGCAGTACCGTCAGCGGGTCCTGTGGGCGCTGGCCCTGGCCGCCGTGCTGCTGGCGGCCACCGTGTGGGTCGCGCTGCGCCAGGTGCACCGTGTCGTGCGCGTGCTCGCGCCGATGGCGCTCACCACGCTGCTGCTGCTGGCGATCCTGCGCGGCCTGGGCGTGGAACTGAACCTGTTCCACCTGGTGGCGCTGATCCTGGCCGCCGGACTGGGCCTGGACTACGCCCTGTTCTTCGAACACGCCGGCGACGACCGCGCCGAACAGCTGCGCACGCTGCACGCCGTGGTGGTGTGCAGCCTCACCACGCTGGTGGTGTTCAGCCTGCTGGCGATGTCCAGCATCCCGGTGCTGCGCGCGATCGGCAGCACGGTCGCGCTCGGCGTGGCCTGCAACTTCGTGCTCGCCCTGCTGATCACCCGACAGCCGATCCCGACCCGGGAGACCCGGGAAGCCCCCAAAGGCCCCGGCGATAGCGATGCCGCGTCCGCGGCCGCCGTCAATAAAACAGCGACCCGGGAAGCACCCAAAGACCCCGGCGATAGCGATGCCGCGTCCGCGGCCGTCGCCAATGAAACGACCCGGGACGAACCCAGAATCCCCAGCGACAGCGATGCCGCGTCCGCGCCCGTCGTCAACAAAACAACGACCGGCGAGACAACTCCCGGCGAAAGCGACGCCGCGCCCGCCACCAGTGACGCATCGGCGCGTTCCCCATGACCGCACCGGCCATCATTCCCCGCGACGACATCCTGACCCTCGTCCCCCACCAGGGCGCGATGTGCCTGTGGGACGAAGTGGTCGAATGGGATGCGCAGGCCGTGCGGCTGCGCGCGTTCAACCACATCCATGCCGATCACCCGCTGCGCAGCGCGGGACGCCTGCATGCCGTGCACCTGTGCGAGTACGGTGCGCAGGCGATGGCGGTCCACGGCGGCCTGCGTGCGCGCGAAGGCGGCGGCCGCGCGGCGGCCGGCGTGCTGGTCGCGCTGCGCGGCGTGGAGCTGCACGTCGAGCGCATCGATGAGCTGCACGGTCCGCTCGAGTGCCACGCCCATGTCCTGGTGGAAGGCGAGGGCAGCCAGCAGTACGCCTTCCAGATCCACCACCGCGACACGCTGCTGGCCACGGGCCGCGCGGCGGTCATGCTGCAGCAGCCCTGAGCGGACACACGCGAATGAACGAACCCGGTTTCCCGATTTCCCCGGCCTTCCGGTGGCCGCGATGAGCGCGTCGGCGACGGTCCGGCGCGCGCTGGTCACCGGTGGCAGCGGCGACCTGGGCGCGGCCATCTGCCGCGCGCTGGCGCAGGCCGGCTGCGAGGTGGTCGTGCACGCCAATGCCCAGCTCGGGCGCGCCCAGGCCCTCGCGGATGAGA
This genomic interval carries:
- a CDS encoding LolA-related protein, which produces MTRPLLRMLPATLLLAVGFLQAAPPESAHARAETTTAAADASWILARLARPAPMRTAFVELRGSRLLKKPLRLQGEYRRPDADTLVREVTAPYPETTVIRAGEVVITRDARAPRRFSLARAPELAGLQASFGALLAGDRVALERTYRLATDGTRARWTMTLTPRDAALAARLQSVTLYGRGAELRCIETQPTRGETQRTLLAGAAETARNVTAAGALATLCYGGAKPQ
- a CDS encoding MMPL family transporter gives rise to the protein MKSNASRLLVAVAWLALLVLAGWSLGQRLELSGDLRKFMPSAETPAQKLLIDELGEGPGSRLLLVALTGADAQTLAAQSTALRAQLAAQPDFKLVANGGEAGLDAFPEHLRPYRYLLSDTLDTQVFDREFLAGELSQRAQDLGSPAAGLIEPLLPADPTLETLRLAESWQPANAPQRLHGVWFDRAGREALLAIETRAAGFDPTGQQLALAAIRQGFDAVRGDTGTRLTVSGPGAFSEEIGGRTAREASWIGTVDGVIFALLLWLAYRSWKMPLLGALPLASGGLAGLGAVTLLFDGVHGITVAFGFTLIGVAQDYPIHLFSHQRAGLSPWASARALWPTLGTGVASTCIAYLTFMVSGVEGLRQLAVFTIFGLGVAALTTRFALPGLIDPAPRDAADARWVTRAWASLARMPRLGVIGGGVLAALAVAVAAFAPGPFWQNDLSKLTPVPAAALARDAQLRAELGAPDVRYVMTLGGADAQAALRASERLLPALEKLRDTGKIAGFDLAARYLPSQATQLARQARLPEREPLRRALAAAVAASPFEADAFAPFLDDAATAKAAAPLAPADLAGTPLAASVGGLLLEREGHATALVSLSGLQDPAAVARVAAAHGAQLLDMKGASESLVAQYRQRVLWALALAAVLLAATVWVALRQVHRVVRVLAPMALTTLLLLAILRGLGVELNLFHLVALILAAGLGLDYALFFEHAGDDRAEQLRTLHAVVVCSLTTLVVFSLLAMSSIPVLRAIGSTVALGVACNFVLALLITRQPIPTRETREAPKGPGDSDAASAAAVNKTATREAPKDPGDSDAASAAVANETTRDEPRIPSDSDAASAPVVNKTTTGETTPGESDAAPATSDASARSP
- a CDS encoding phosphotransferase translates to MTAPAIIPRDDILTLVPHQGAMCLWDEVVEWDAQAVRLRAFNHIHADHPLRSAGRLHAVHLCEYGAQAMAVHGGLRAREGGGRAAAGVLVALRGVELHVERIDELHGPLECHAHVLVEGEGSQQYAFQIHHRDTLLATGRAAVMLQQP